Proteins encoded together in one Mastomys coucha isolate ucsf_1 unplaced genomic scaffold, UCSF_Mcou_1 pScaffold16, whole genome shotgun sequence window:
- the Larp7 gene encoding la-related protein 7 isoform X1 — protein METENQKTMGESTEKRKEEKKKRSRVKQVLADIAKQVDFWFGDANLHKDRFLREQIEKSRDGYVDISLLVSFNKMKKLTTDGKLIARALKSSSVVELDLEGTRIRRKKPLGERPKDEEERTVYVELLPKNVTHSWIERVFGKCGNVVYISIPHYKSTGDPKGFAFVEFETKEQAAKAIEFLNNPPEEAPRKPGIFPKTVKNKPIPSLRVAEEKKKKKKKKGRIKKEESVQAKESAVDSSSSSVCKAKRPRTASEGSEAETPEAPKQPAKKKKKRDKVETSSLPEVRAGKRERSSAEDEDCLPPKPKAKKRAQKGAVGQATSEASKESRDLEFCSNEDKETGDRKADSLSKVKRKHKKKHKERHKMGEEVIPLRVLSKTEWMDLKKEYLALQKASMASLKKTISQIKLESEMETDCKAPSESAVGNGKAAAGSGQEGSTQEKASAQGPQFVTGVIVKIVSGEPLPGRKQVKDILATISEVVYIDLLEGDTECHARFKTPEDAQAVMNAQTEIKKKYCWNLEVLSGDHEQRYWQKILVDRQAKLNQPREKKRGTEKLITKAEKIRLAKTQQASQHIRFSEYDCAD, from the exons ATGgaaactgaaaaccaaaaaacTATGGGAGAAAGcactgagaagagaaaagaagaaaaaaagaagcgaTCACGGGTTAAACAGGTGCTTGCAGATATTGCTAAGCAGGTGGACTTCTGGTTTGGAGATGCAAACCTTCACAAGGACAGGTTTCTGCGAGAGCAAATTGAAAAGTCTAGAGATGGAT ATGTGGACATTTCTCTCCTGGTATCTTTTAACAAAATGAAGAAGCTGACAACTGATGGGAAGCTAATAGCCAGAGCACTGAAAAGTTCATCTGTTGTAGAG ttGGACTTAGAAGGGACCAGAATCAGGAGGAAAAAACCCCTAGGAGAGAGACCAAAGGACGAAGAAGAACGCACGGTATATGTG GAGTTGCTCCCCAAAAATGTTACACATAGCTGGATTGAGAGAGTATTTGGGAAATGCGGCAATGTGGTTTACATAAGCATTCCACATTACAAGTCTACTGGGGATCCTAAGGGATTTGCCTTTGTGGAGTTTGAAACAAAAGAGCAAGCAGCAAAAGCCATTGAG TTTCTGAACAACCCACCAGAAGAAGCACCTAGAAAGCCTGGCATATTCCCCAAGACAGTGAAAAACAAGCCCATCCCTTCCTTACGAGTAGCTG aagagaaaaagaagaagaaaaagaaaaagggaagaataaagaaggaagagagtgtGCAGGCCAAAGAGTCAGCTGTGGATAGCAGCAGCTCGAGTGTATGTAAAGCCAAGAGACCAAGGACTGCCTCTGAGGGCTCGGAGGCAGAAACTCCCGAAGCTCCAAAGCAacctgcaaagaaaaagaaaaagcggGACAAGGTGGAAACATCGAGCTTAcctgaagtcagggcagggaagagggagagaagcagcGCGGAGGACGAAGACTGCCTCCCCCCAAagccaaaagcaaagaaaagggcTCAGAAGGGTGCTGTCGGCCAGGCCACTTCTGAGGCCTCCAAGGAGAGCAGAG ACTTAGAATTCTGCTCTAATGAAGacaaggagacaggagacagaaaagCTGACTCGCTCTCAAAAGTGAAGAGGAAGCATAAGAAGAAGCATAAGGAGAGACATAAGATGGGCGAGGAGGTTATACCATTGAGAGTGCTGTCCAA aactgAATGGATGGATTTGAAGAAAGAGTATTTGGCACTACAAAAAGCTAGCATGGCTTCTCTGAAAAAAACAATATCTCAAATAAAATTGGAATCGGAAATGGAAACAGACTGTAAAGCGCCTAGTGAGTCTGCAGTGGGGAATGGAAAAG cagcagcaggcagtggTCAGGAGGGCTCCACCCAGGAGAAGGCCAGTGCACAAGGCCCACAGTTTGTGACTGGAGTGATTGTGAAGATTGTGAGTGGAGAGCCTCTACCTGGAAGGAAACAAGTCAAG GATATTTTGGCCACAATCTCAGAAGTTGTTTACATTGATTTGCTAGAAGGAGATACTGAATGTCATGCCCGATTCAAAACCCCCGAGGATGCTCAGGCAGTAATGAATGCACAGactgaaattaaaaagaagtacTGTTGGAACCTCGAGGTCCTTTCTG gTGATCACGAGCAGAGGTACTGGCAGAAGATTTTGGTAGATAGACAGGCCAAACTTAATCAGCCTcgggaaaagaaaagaggcacaGAAAAG CTAATCACCAAAGCGGAGAAGATTAGACTGGCTAAGACGCAGCAAGCTAGTCAGCACATTCGATTCTCCGAGTACGACTGCGCAGACTGA
- the Larp7 gene encoding la-related protein 7 isoform X2: METENQKTMGESTEKRKEEKKKRSRVKQVLADIAKQVDFWFGDANLHKDRFLREQIEKSRDGYVDISLLVSFNKMKKLTTDGKLIARALKSSSVVELDLEGTRIRRKKPLGERPKDEEERTVYVELLPKNVTHSWIERVFGKCGNVVYISIPHYKSTGDPKGFAFVEFETKEQAAKAIEFLNNPPEEAPRKPGIFPKTVKNKPIPSLRVAEEKKKKKKKKGRIKKEESVQAKESAVDSSSSSVCKAKRPRTASEGSEAETPEAPKQPAKKKKKRDKVETSSLPEVRAGKRERSSAEDEDCLPPKPKAKKRAQKGAVGQATSEASKESRDLEFCSNEDKETGDRKADSLSKVKRKHKKKHKERHKMGEEVIPLRVLSKTEWMDLKKEYLALQKASMASLKKTISQIKLESEMETDCKAPTAAGSGQEGSTQEKASAQGPQFVTGVIVKIVSGEPLPGRKQVKDILATISEVVYIDLLEGDTECHARFKTPEDAQAVMNAQTEIKKKYCWNLEVLSGDHEQRYWQKILVDRQAKLNQPREKKRGTEKLITKAEKIRLAKTQQASQHIRFSEYDCAD, encoded by the exons ATGgaaactgaaaaccaaaaaacTATGGGAGAAAGcactgagaagagaaaagaagaaaaaaagaagcgaTCACGGGTTAAACAGGTGCTTGCAGATATTGCTAAGCAGGTGGACTTCTGGTTTGGAGATGCAAACCTTCACAAGGACAGGTTTCTGCGAGAGCAAATTGAAAAGTCTAGAGATGGAT ATGTGGACATTTCTCTCCTGGTATCTTTTAACAAAATGAAGAAGCTGACAACTGATGGGAAGCTAATAGCCAGAGCACTGAAAAGTTCATCTGTTGTAGAG ttGGACTTAGAAGGGACCAGAATCAGGAGGAAAAAACCCCTAGGAGAGAGACCAAAGGACGAAGAAGAACGCACGGTATATGTG GAGTTGCTCCCCAAAAATGTTACACATAGCTGGATTGAGAGAGTATTTGGGAAATGCGGCAATGTGGTTTACATAAGCATTCCACATTACAAGTCTACTGGGGATCCTAAGGGATTTGCCTTTGTGGAGTTTGAAACAAAAGAGCAAGCAGCAAAAGCCATTGAG TTTCTGAACAACCCACCAGAAGAAGCACCTAGAAAGCCTGGCATATTCCCCAAGACAGTGAAAAACAAGCCCATCCCTTCCTTACGAGTAGCTG aagagaaaaagaagaagaaaaagaaaaagggaagaataaagaaggaagagagtgtGCAGGCCAAAGAGTCAGCTGTGGATAGCAGCAGCTCGAGTGTATGTAAAGCCAAGAGACCAAGGACTGCCTCTGAGGGCTCGGAGGCAGAAACTCCCGAAGCTCCAAAGCAacctgcaaagaaaaagaaaaagcggGACAAGGTGGAAACATCGAGCTTAcctgaagtcagggcagggaagagggagagaagcagcGCGGAGGACGAAGACTGCCTCCCCCCAAagccaaaagcaaagaaaagggcTCAGAAGGGTGCTGTCGGCCAGGCCACTTCTGAGGCCTCCAAGGAGAGCAGAG ACTTAGAATTCTGCTCTAATGAAGacaaggagacaggagacagaaaagCTGACTCGCTCTCAAAAGTGAAGAGGAAGCATAAGAAGAAGCATAAGGAGAGACATAAGATGGGCGAGGAGGTTATACCATTGAGAGTGCTGTCCAA aactgAATGGATGGATTTGAAGAAAGAGTATTTGGCACTACAAAAAGCTAGCATGGCTTCTCTGAAAAAAACAATATCTCAAATAAAATTGGAATCGGAAATGGAAACAGACTGTAAAGCGCCTA cagcagcaggcagtggTCAGGAGGGCTCCACCCAGGAGAAGGCCAGTGCACAAGGCCCACAGTTTGTGACTGGAGTGATTGTGAAGATTGTGAGTGGAGAGCCTCTACCTGGAAGGAAACAAGTCAAG GATATTTTGGCCACAATCTCAGAAGTTGTTTACATTGATTTGCTAGAAGGAGATACTGAATGTCATGCCCGATTCAAAACCCCCGAGGATGCTCAGGCAGTAATGAATGCACAGactgaaattaaaaagaagtacTGTTGGAACCTCGAGGTCCTTTCTG gTGATCACGAGCAGAGGTACTGGCAGAAGATTTTGGTAGATAGACAGGCCAAACTTAATCAGCCTcgggaaaagaaaagaggcacaGAAAAG CTAATCACCAAAGCGGAGAAGATTAGACTGGCTAAGACGCAGCAAGCTAGTCAGCACATTCGATTCTCCGAGTACGACTGCGCAGACTGA